The following are from one region of the Pirellulaceae bacterium genome:
- the thrS gene encoding threonine--tRNA ligase: protein MPPFVRRISSSGLELTTRSPFFKLAFLAQDAASGRASMLQVQLPDGSLVEHPDSASALDVAVKIGPRLAKAVVAAKIEDRIVDARRPLTDFTSANPIPLRLLTDKDTESLDVLRHSCAHVMARAVMRLFPGVSLAFGPTIQNGFYYDFDLPHKLSEADFEAIEREMSQIIQQAETFDQFSLPRDQAVQLCSDLKQALKVEHIQTGLADHAQLGFYRQGEFVDLCRGPHIPDASHIKAFKLLNVAGAYWKGDAQGKQLQRLYGTAWFSAKDQQAYLDQIEEAKRRDHRVLGKKMGLFHITPDVGQGLCLWLPKGARVRVLLEDFLRTELMRRGYEPVYSPHVGRVELYETSGHFPYYRESQFPPLFCEPAGGLIDAWIDRLRGEQGLTVADERQLSDAASVLGVDLPDYNPTAPIADRIAVLEAWQRQHERYLLKPMNCPHHAQMFRAQPRSYKQLPLRLMEFGTVYRHEQTGELNGMLRVRGLTQDDAHIFCTPDQVEDEFRNTIELVRFVLESVGLTDYRVQLSLRDPGSDKYVGSEENWAKAEAALRNVLDASGLSYTAAEGEAAFYGPKADFMVRDCIGRQWQLGTVQLDYNLPERFKLEYVGPDNAMHRPVMIHRAPFGSMERFVGMLIEHFAGAFPLWLAPEQVRILPLSEKSNDYAYELERTMTAAGLRVSTDARGAKVQAKIRDAQLELIPYMAVVGPKEQQAGALALRDRIDGDLGAMPIAQAMNKLLDEVARRTIRQVAQPPAEPGQPELAGTSFEY, encoded by the coding sequence ATGCCGCCGTTTGTGAGGCGGATCAGTTCCAGTGGTCTGGAACTGACAACCAGATCACCTTTCTTCAAGCTCGCCTTTTTGGCACAGGATGCCGCGAGCGGGAGAGCTAGTATGCTGCAAGTTCAATTGCCTGATGGTTCATTAGTCGAACATCCAGACTCGGCTTCCGCTTTGGATGTGGCTGTCAAAATTGGCCCGCGGCTGGCCAAAGCCGTCGTGGCTGCCAAGATCGAGGACCGCATTGTCGATGCGCGGCGCCCGCTGACCGATTTTACTTCAGCCAATCCAATCCCGCTGCGTCTGCTGACCGACAAAGACACCGAATCGCTGGACGTTCTGCGTCACTCCTGCGCCCACGTTATGGCGCGAGCCGTCATGCGATTGTTTCCGGGTGTTTCACTAGCTTTTGGACCCACGATTCAAAACGGTTTCTATTACGATTTCGATCTGCCGCATAAGCTTAGCGAAGCTGACTTTGAGGCGATTGAACGTGAGATGTCTCAGATCATTCAGCAAGCCGAGACGTTCGATCAATTCTCGCTGCCGCGCGATCAAGCGGTGCAGTTGTGCAGTGACCTGAAACAGGCGCTTAAGGTCGAGCACATCCAGACCGGTCTGGCTGATCATGCTCAATTGGGTTTCTATCGCCAGGGCGAATTCGTCGACTTGTGTCGAGGCCCTCACATTCCTGACGCCAGCCACATTAAAGCCTTTAAGCTGTTGAACGTTGCTGGAGCTTACTGGAAGGGCGACGCTCAAGGCAAACAACTCCAGCGGCTGTACGGCACCGCCTGGTTCAGCGCCAAGGATCAACAAGCCTACTTGGATCAAATCGAAGAGGCCAAGCGCCGCGATCACCGCGTGTTGGGTAAAAAGATGGGCTTGTTTCACATTACGCCCGATGTCGGCCAAGGCCTGTGCCTGTGGCTGCCTAAGGGCGCCCGAGTCCGCGTTTTGCTGGAGGACTTCTTGCGCACCGAATTGATGCGACGCGGTTATGAGCCGGTCTACAGTCCACACGTGGGACGGGTTGAACTGTATGAAACCAGCGGCCACTTTCCTTACTACCGCGAAAGCCAGTTCCCGCCGTTGTTTTGCGAACCCGCTGGAGGTTTGATCGACGCTTGGATTGACCGCCTGCGCGGCGAGCAAGGCTTGACCGTTGCCGACGAACGACAGTTGAGCGATGCCGCCAGCGTCCTGGGGGTCGACCTGCCCGACTACAATCCGACAGCCCCCATCGCAGATCGCATCGCTGTCCTAGAAGCTTGGCAGCGGCAGCACGAACGGTATCTGCTCAAGCCCATGAACTGCCCGCATCATGCGCAGATGTTTCGTGCTCAACCGCGCTCCTACAAACAACTGCCCTTGCGACTCATGGAATTCGGCACCGTCTATCGCCATGAACAGACCGGTGAATTGAATGGAATGTTGCGCGTGCGCGGGTTGACTCAGGACGATGCTCACATCTTCTGCACGCCGGATCAAGTCGAAGATGAATTCCGCAACACGATCGAACTGGTGCGCTTCGTGCTGGAAAGTGTGGGACTGACAGACTATCGCGTTCAGTTGTCGCTCCGCGACCCGGGCAGCGACAAATACGTTGGCAGCGAGGAGAATTGGGCCAAGGCCGAAGCTGCGCTGCGTAATGTGCTGGATGCCAGTGGACTGAGCTACACAGCCGCCGAGGGTGAGGCTGCATTTTACGGCCCCAAGGCGGACTTCATGGTCCGCGATTGCATCGGTCGACAATGGCAATTGGGTACAGTGCAACTAGACTATAACTTGCCGGAACGATTCAAGCTGGAATACGTCGGACCGGATAACGCCATGCACCGACCGGTGATGATTCATCGCGCCCCGTTCGGATCCATGGAACGTTTTGTAGGCATGTTAATCGAACACTTTGCGGGCGCGTTTCCGCTGTGGTTAGCTCCAGAGCAGGTTCGCATCTTGCCGCTGAGCGAGAAGTCAAACGACTATGCCTACGAATTGGAGCGGACGATGACTGCAGCGGGTCTACGCGTCAGCACCGACGCACGTGGAGCTAAAGTGCAGGCCAAGATTCGCGATGCCCAGTTGGAACTGATCCCGTACATGGCCGTGGTCGGCCCCAAAGAGCAACAGGCCGGCGCGTTGGCGCTACGCGATCGCATCGACGGTGATCTGGGGGCTATGCCCATCGCACAAGCCATGAACAAACTGCTGGACGAGGTCGCTCGGCGAACCATCCGGCAGGTCGCTCAGCCACCGGCTGAGCCTGGACAACCCGAGTTGGCCGGAACCAGTTTTGAATACTAG
- a CDS encoding tetratricopeptide repeat protein yields MGRAIAAETKQGYASESAIVQGAAVSPDLLEIYSRTGSAKSESELTEIARACARVLAGSERSKADIQYASNLLAWSLNRRGELRSQQSLELTELDQIEQADKMDQLAIDDFATAAERAPSNWRYRHNYAVSLVLRGDYTRALQQLDQTIQLNKQYPNAYFNRAEIYFESGKYEAADKDYSSAIELAEEAVYFNGRGHCRFLMHEFAAALADYRRAAELGRDDAAFHTDLGDACQYLGQWAEAAKAYRAAVAANNRYLRAYQNAAWLMATCPQPEQRNPELAVSAAKKALELSTSRTAELVETLAAAHAASGRFDDAIQLQQEAMLLARRDPAAEEGMVQEYRQRIDLYQQGQAYLQPQPATLISSVGTAQTTAAVK; encoded by the coding sequence ATGGGCCGTGCAATTGCTGCCGAAACAAAACAGGGCTACGCATCTGAATCGGCCATTGTCCAAGGCGCTGCGGTATCGCCAGACTTACTTGAGATCTACAGTCGTACCGGTTCGGCCAAGTCTGAGTCGGAGCTTACCGAGATCGCCCGTGCTTGTGCTCGGGTACTCGCTGGATCCGAGCGATCCAAGGCGGACATCCAGTACGCATCGAATCTGTTGGCCTGGTCGCTGAATCGTCGTGGCGAGTTGCGCAGCCAACAAAGCTTGGAACTGACCGAGCTCGATCAAATAGAGCAAGCCGACAAAATGGACCAACTGGCTATTGATGATTTTGCCACTGCGGCCGAGCGTGCGCCCAGCAACTGGCGCTATCGGCATAACTACGCTGTTTCGCTCGTATTGCGTGGCGATTATACGCGAGCGCTCCAGCAGCTCGATCAGACGATTCAGCTGAACAAGCAATATCCCAATGCGTACTTCAATCGAGCAGAGATCTATTTTGAGTCCGGCAAGTACGAGGCTGCTGATAAAGACTATTCCTCCGCCATAGAGCTAGCCGAAGAAGCAGTCTATTTCAATGGTCGCGGACACTGTCGATTTTTGATGCACGAATTTGCTGCAGCTCTGGCTGATTACCGTCGAGCCGCTGAGTTAGGTCGTGATGATGCTGCATTCCACACGGACCTGGGAGATGCCTGCCAGTATTTGGGCCAGTGGGCTGAGGCTGCTAAGGCCTATCGGGCTGCAGTGGCGGCCAATAATCGGTATCTACGAGCCTACCAGAACGCAGCTTGGTTAATGGCTACCTGTCCCCAGCCTGAGCAACGCAATCCCGAACTGGCGGTGTCTGCAGCCAAAAAAGCGCTGGAGTTATCCACGTCGCGTACCGCTGAGCTGGTGGAAACGTTGGCTGCCGCTCACGCTGCATCGGGTCGCTTTGACGACGCTATCCAATTGCAGCAGGAAGCTATGCTGCTCGCCAGACGCGATCCAGCGGCTGAAGAAGGGATGGTGCAGGAGTACCGCCAACGCATCGATCTGTACCAGCAGGGCCAAGCCTATCTCCAGCCCCAGCCGGCTACGCTGATCTCTTCAGTTGGCACTGCGCAAACCACTGCTGCCGTAAAGTAG
- a CDS encoding Gfo/Idh/MocA family oxidoreductase produces MPRPLNVAMIGLGFGAEFIPIYQALPSTNVLAVCRRDPAELAKCAQQFGIDRRYANYDQVLADPDVDFVHINSPINDHAWMSLKALDAGKHVMCTVPMATTIDECRQIVEKVKATGLKYMMAETVVYSREFLFIKQMYDSGELGKIQHLAASHPQDMDGWPEYWQKMIPMHYATHVVSPCLGLVDGLAQYVSCFGSGTVRDDIARQSGNRFAVETCHIKIKDSDLTAHIWRFLYDVARQYRESFDVYGTNKSFEWTLIEHEPHVIHTAKKPEPEIPEKIQVPDFAWRLPKEIQRFTLPSQIHDAHHLSFIQGGGHGGSHPHLVHEFVSALLEDRDPRPGAITSANWTCVGICAHQSALQGGQIVNLPEFTLG; encoded by the coding sequence ATGCCACGACCTCTGAACGTAGCCATGATTGGCTTGGGATTTGGAGCCGAATTCATTCCCATTTATCAAGCGCTGCCCAGCACCAACGTCCTGGCTGTTTGTCGCCGCGATCCGGCGGAACTGGCCAAGTGTGCCCAGCAATTTGGCATCGACCGCCGATATGCTAACTACGATCAAGTTCTGGCCGATCCCGATGTGGACTTTGTGCATATCAACAGCCCGATCAACGACCACGCCTGGATGTCGCTGAAAGCCTTAGACGCTGGCAAGCACGTCATGTGCACCGTTCCGATGGCTACGACGATCGATGAGTGTCGGCAAATTGTCGAAAAGGTTAAAGCCACCGGCCTGAAGTACATGATGGCCGAAACAGTGGTCTACAGTCGCGAATTTTTGTTCATCAAACAGATGTACGACTCTGGCGAACTAGGCAAGATTCAACACTTGGCCGCCTCGCACCCGCAAGACATGGACGGTTGGCCTGAGTATTGGCAGAAGATGATTCCTATGCACTACGCCACGCACGTTGTCAGCCCCTGCTTGGGACTGGTTGACGGCTTGGCCCAGTACGTGAGCTGCTTTGGATCAGGCACCGTCCGCGATGACATCGCCCGGCAATCAGGCAATCGCTTCGCTGTGGAAACCTGTCACATCAAGATCAAAGACAGCGACCTGACAGCTCACATCTGGCGATTTCTGTACGATGTTGCCCGTCAGTATCGCGAAAGTTTTGACGTGTACGGCACCAACAAGAGTTTTGAATGGACGCTGATCGAACACGAGCCGCACGTGATTCACACGGCCAAGAAGCCTGAACCTGAAATTCCAGAAAAGATCCAGGTGCCGGACTTTGCTTGGCGACTGCCCAAGGAAATCCAGCGATTCACGTTACCTTCACAGATTCACGATGCGCATCACCTATCCTTCATTCAAGGCGGTGGCCACGGCGGTTCGCATCCGCATTTAGTCCATGAGTTCGTCAGTGCGCTACTCGAGGACCGCGATCCGCGCCCGGGCGCTATCACCAGCGCGAACTGGACATGCGTAGGCATCTGCGCTCATCAATCAGCACTCCAGGGTGGCCAGATCGTCAACCTGCCCGAATTTACTCTCGGCTGA
- the odhB gene encoding 2-oxoglutarate dehydrogenase complex dihydrolipoyllysine-residue succinyltransferase, with product MLQIKVPTVGESISEVQIGQWLVAEGGWVAKDQTVVDLETEKAAVQVPAPQSGYVRNIRKQAEEFASVGDVLCDLEPAAAPPASTTPPTSGTPAKSASPASAVAAGNGGGKVDAQPTSQQRVMPAAQRILSESGIPAGNVPGTGPGGRVLKEDALAAVTASAAGTVPRAGGTLQAPVPAASGAPSNSTGLTQGSTQRVEEIRPMSMIRRTIASRLVEAQQTAALLTTFNEVNMQPIMDLRNRYRDAFQQRHGVKLGFMSFFAKASVEALRRFPAVNSEIRGNNVVYRNYMDIGIAIGGGKGLVVPVLRNVELLSFAEVERTIGDFAAKAMENRLMPEDLTGGTFTISNGGVYGSMLSTPIVNPPQSAILGLHSIQERPMAVDGQVVIQPMMYLALTYDHRIIDGREAVTFLKTIKEICEDPTRLFLEV from the coding sequence ATGTTGCAAATCAAAGTTCCCACCGTCGGCGAGTCGATATCGGAAGTCCAAATCGGCCAGTGGCTAGTTGCCGAAGGTGGCTGGGTAGCCAAAGATCAAACCGTGGTCGATCTGGAAACGGAGAAGGCTGCCGTGCAAGTACCGGCTCCACAGTCGGGTTACGTTCGCAATATCCGTAAACAAGCGGAAGAATTTGCCAGTGTGGGCGATGTGCTGTGCGATTTGGAACCAGCCGCAGCGCCGCCAGCTTCTACCACGCCTCCAACTTCTGGAACGCCTGCTAAGTCCGCCAGTCCCGCATCTGCTGTCGCCGCTGGTAATGGTGGCGGCAAGGTCGATGCCCAGCCTACCAGCCAGCAGCGCGTCATGCCGGCGGCTCAACGCATCCTCAGTGAAAGCGGAATCCCTGCCGGTAACGTCCCCGGCACAGGACCAGGCGGGAGGGTCTTAAAGGAGGATGCTCTGGCTGCTGTGACCGCATCTGCCGCTGGCACTGTGCCCCGAGCCGGTGGGACATTGCAGGCGCCGGTGCCAGCAGCCTCGGGGGCTCCTTCCAATTCGACCGGCTTGACTCAGGGTTCAACTCAGAGAGTCGAAGAGATTCGCCCGATGAGTATGATTCGTCGGACCATCGCCAGCCGTCTGGTCGAAGCCCAGCAGACAGCCGCGCTGCTGACCACCTTCAATGAAGTGAATATGCAGCCCATTATGGACCTGCGCAACAGATACCGCGACGCCTTTCAGCAGCGACACGGTGTAAAGTTGGGGTTCATGTCGTTTTTTGCCAAAGCCAGTGTCGAGGCGCTGCGACGTTTTCCGGCGGTCAATTCCGAAATTCGGGGCAACAACGTAGTCTATCGCAATTATATGGACATCGGCATCGCCATCGGTGGCGGCAAGGGACTAGTTGTACCGGTGCTGCGCAATGTTGAATTACTGAGTTTTGCGGAAGTAGAACGTACCATCGGCGACTTTGCCGCCAAAGCCATGGAGAATCGTTTGATGCCCGAAGATTTGACTGGCGGAACGTTCACCATCAGCAACGGGGGCGTCTACGGCTCCATGCTCAGCACTCCCATTGTTAATCCTCCCCAAAGCGCCATCTTAGGACTGCATTCCATTCAGGAGCGCCCCATGGCCGTTGACGGACAGGTTGTCATTCAGCCCATGATGTATTTGGCGCTGACATACGATCATCGCATTATCGATGGGCGTGAAGCTGTAACATTCCTGAAGACCATCAAGGAGATCTGCGAAGACCCAACGCGACTGTTCTTGGAGGTTTAA
- a CDS encoding secondary thiamine-phosphate synthase enzyme YjbQ, protein MWHQFEFSLSPKPRGFHLVTEEVIHQLPDIGKIRVGLLHLFIMHTSASLTINENADPDVRTDLETYFNALAPEQGLPLTHTLEGPDDMPAHVKSSLLGCSVWLPIRQGRLVLGTWQGIYLCEHRNVGGRRRLVATLQGELS, encoded by the coding sequence ATGTGGCATCAATTCGAATTCAGCCTGTCCCCAAAGCCTCGTGGGTTTCATTTGGTAACTGAAGAGGTTATCCACCAACTGCCGGACATCGGCAAGATACGAGTTGGCCTGCTGCATCTGTTCATCATGCACACGTCGGCCAGCTTGACTATCAATGAAAATGCCGACCCGGACGTGCGGACCGACTTGGAGACTTACTTCAACGCACTGGCCCCTGAACAGGGCCTGCCGCTGACGCATACGTTGGAAGGCCCAGACGATATGCCGGCTCACGTTAAGTCGTCATTGCTGGGCTGCTCCGTTTGGCTGCCCATCCGTCAAGGACGCCTCGTACTGGGAACGTGGCAAGGCATTTACTTGTGTGAGCACCGCAATGTCGGTGGCCGACGACGCTTAGTCGCTACGTTGCAGGGAGAATTAAGCTAA
- a CDS encoding MFS transporter, with translation MSHISGSPLRHNLRVSTADATSFGVMVGVGETYLPAFALAIGLGEVTAGLVGSVPLLMGGVLQAISPWILRRGVSEQVWVVGASILQGCAFIPLFIAAIYGQMSAWGLMLCASLYWAGGLAGGPAWNSWIDKLVPKPIRANYFAGRTRASQIATCCGFLGAGMLLQIGRPGGWEIQTFAILFAVAWLARSYSVLMLASHRAPAAKPLRKLLPSGIPAASATSASLAQREGSIVSPRNLILYLALVQGMVQVSGPFYTPYMLKHLQLSYWAFAVLIATAFVAKIVALASWGKFAKRFGAQRLLLLGGAMIVPAPVLWIFSSNYTWLLTVQTLSGIGWAAYELGFFLLLFDSLPIVRRVRLLTIYNLANTSAWCCGALVGGLVLFQLGASQFGYFTLFGISASGRALALLFLLASCGLSSQVIQQTGRRLLRRATTYPGAAVAPKAIRAKRSDRNQDLAA, from the coding sequence ATGTCTCACATTTCCGGCTCTCCCCTGCGACACAATCTGCGCGTGTCTACCGCCGACGCTACGTCATTTGGCGTCATGGTTGGTGTTGGCGAAACGTATTTACCCGCCTTTGCGCTAGCCATTGGTTTGGGCGAAGTCACTGCAGGATTGGTCGGCAGCGTTCCGCTGCTGATGGGCGGTGTGTTGCAAGCGATATCGCCGTGGATACTGCGGCGCGGCGTGAGCGAGCAAGTGTGGGTTGTCGGCGCTTCAATCCTGCAGGGCTGTGCTTTCATTCCACTGTTCATTGCCGCTATCTATGGCCAAATGAGCGCTTGGGGATTGATGTTGTGCGCATCGTTGTACTGGGCCGGGGGGCTGGCTGGCGGCCCGGCTTGGAATAGCTGGATCGACAAGCTAGTGCCTAAACCCATTCGCGCTAACTACTTTGCCGGCCGCACTCGGGCCTCGCAGATTGCAACCTGCTGTGGATTCTTGGGAGCCGGCATGTTGCTGCAAATCGGCCGGCCGGGCGGCTGGGAGATCCAAACCTTTGCCATCTTGTTCGCCGTCGCCTGGTTAGCACGATCCTACTCCGTATTGATGTTGGCCTCACACCGCGCACCAGCGGCCAAACCACTGCGCAAGCTCTTGCCCAGTGGCATACCTGCCGCCAGCGCGACCTCTGCCAGCCTAGCGCAGCGTGAAGGCAGCATCGTCAGCCCGCGCAATTTGATTCTGTACTTGGCGCTGGTTCAGGGGATGGTTCAAGTCTCCGGACCGTTCTACACCCCGTATATGCTCAAGCACTTGCAGCTCAGCTATTGGGCGTTTGCCGTATTGATCGCCACTGCTTTTGTCGCCAAGATCGTCGCACTGGCGAGCTGGGGCAAATTCGCCAAGCGGTTTGGCGCTCAGCGACTACTTCTGCTGGGCGGCGCGATGATTGTGCCAGCTCCCGTACTGTGGATTTTTTCATCCAACTACACTTGGCTGTTAACAGTCCAGACGCTCAGCGGCATCGGCTGGGCGGCATATGAATTGGGTTTTTTCTTGCTGCTGTTTGATTCCTTGCCCATCGTTCGCCGTGTACGACTACTGACCATCTACAACTTGGCCAACACTTCAGCCTGGTGTTGTGGAGCACTGGTCGGCGGTCTGGTGTTGTTTCAATTGGGCGCCAGCCAATTCGGTTATTTCACGTTGTTCGGCATATCGGCCAGCGGCCGAGCATTGGCACTGCTGTTTCTGCTGGCCAGTTGTGGACTGTCGTCACAGGTCATCCAGCAAACGGGCCGACGGCTGTTGCGACGAGCCACTACTTACCCCGGCGCGGCGGTGGCCCCAAAAGCGATCCGAGCCAAACGCAGCGACCGCAATCAAGACTTGGCCGCATAG
- a CDS encoding 2-oxoglutarate dehydrogenase E1 component, translating to MDSYSLGYIDDLYVQYIRDPSSVSPGWRKYFEEFSLVQPATRALQPIATRGSSSVAVADDDGPSPQAVALREEALWLAQMQDRIDNLVREHRVRGHMMAQLDPLNLSNRNQPELDPATYGLSQVDLERPFTCENLNYFDSRTLGDILTKLRNTYCRSIGAQFMHIENRNIRDWLQRRMESCENRLELSRDVQVRIYTRLTDAAIFEEFVRRKFVGAKTFSLEGAESLIPLLDLALEKAGQHQVEGVVLGMAHRGRLNVLANIMGKRAQSIFWSFDDPVPDLNRGGGDVRYHLGYSSDWTTSTGAKVHISLCFNPSHLEYVNTVAQGRCRAKQDRQDDNHYSKHMTILIHGDAAFAGEGIVQETLNMSELPGYATGGTLHVIVNNQVGFTTLPSESRSCTYATDVAKMLQIPIFHVNGEDPEAVAQVVSLAMDFRREFKRDVVIDMYAYRRWGHNEGDEPRYTQPVMYQAIDQRKSVRESYLEHLLKFGDFTREEADRFAEMRQAKLERDFELAQKEEFVSDLQTMGGHWHGYFGGPEPDHDNPSTALSQPQVQAILRQLVQVPADFSVNKKLQRFMTLRSEMADGARPLDWATAETLAMASLLLEGHPVRLSGQDSQRGTFSQRHCVLHDSTNGSSYSPLNHLSPQQARFDVINSPLCESGVLGFEYGYSLDCPEGLILWEAQFGDFWNVAQVIVDQFIASAEDKWGRLSKLTMLLPHGFEGAGPEHSSARLERFLLLSAEHNIQVTQPSTPAQYFHLLRRQVKRRWSKPLMVLTPKSLLRHTACVSSIDELAAGQFYKILPDNSIEPQAAKRIVLCTGKLYYELIERRQQTQAHDVAIIRIEQLYPLSEHELLTALRPYQPGTDLVWVQEEPTNMGAWQYMKVRFGDCLMEQGWKLTRISRVESASPSTGSARSHSLEQQELLDETFRPR from the coding sequence ATGGACAGCTATAGTCTGGGCTACATCGACGATCTCTACGTACAGTACATTCGGGATCCCTCCAGCGTTTCCCCGGGCTGGCGAAAGTACTTTGAAGAGTTCTCCCTGGTTCAGCCCGCCACCCGAGCGCTTCAACCCATCGCCACTCGGGGTTCCAGCAGCGTCGCCGTCGCGGACGATGACGGCCCCAGTCCGCAGGCCGTCGCACTTCGCGAGGAAGCCCTGTGGCTGGCTCAAATGCAGGATCGAATCGACAATTTAGTCCGCGAGCATCGCGTGCGGGGCCACATGATGGCACAGCTCGATCCGCTGAATCTGTCCAACCGTAACCAACCTGAACTGGACCCGGCCACCTACGGATTGAGCCAAGTCGATTTGGAACGTCCGTTTACATGCGAAAATCTGAACTACTTCGATTCGCGCACCCTGGGTGACATTCTGACCAAACTGCGGAATACTTACTGCCGCAGTATCGGTGCGCAGTTTATGCACATCGAAAACCGTAACATTCGAGACTGGCTGCAGCGACGCATGGAGAGCTGCGAGAACCGGCTGGAGCTGTCTCGCGATGTGCAGGTCCGCATTTATACACGGCTAACTGACGCCGCAATTTTTGAGGAGTTTGTACGCCGCAAGTTTGTGGGTGCCAAGACATTTTCGCTTGAAGGCGCCGAAAGCCTCATTCCGCTGCTGGACCTAGCCCTGGAGAAAGCGGGCCAACATCAAGTCGAAGGCGTCGTGCTGGGCATGGCGCATCGCGGGCGATTGAATGTACTGGCCAACATCATGGGCAAGCGTGCACAGAGCATCTTCTGGTCGTTTGACGACCCGGTACCCGACCTGAATCGTGGTGGCGGCGATGTGCGTTACCATCTGGGCTACAGTAGCGACTGGACAACCTCGACCGGTGCTAAAGTTCACATCTCGCTGTGCTTCAACCCCAGTCACTTGGAGTACGTCAACACCGTGGCGCAAGGCCGCTGCCGCGCCAAGCAAGATCGGCAAGATGACAATCACTACTCTAAGCACATGACCATTCTGATTCACGGCGACGCTGCCTTTGCCGGCGAAGGCATCGTACAAGAAACGCTGAATATGAGCGAGCTGCCGGGCTATGCGACCGGTGGTACGCTGCATGTGATCGTGAACAATCAAGTTGGCTTTACCACACTGCCCAGCGAATCTCGCTCGTGTACCTATGCCACCGATGTGGCCAAGATGTTGCAGATCCCGATTTTTCATGTCAACGGCGAAGACCCCGAAGCAGTGGCTCAGGTCGTGAGTCTGGCCATGGATTTTCGCCGCGAATTCAAACGCGATGTAGTCATCGACATGTACGCCTATCGGCGCTGGGGTCACAACGAAGGCGACGAACCGCGCTACACACAGCCGGTGATGTACCAGGCCATCGACCAGCGGAAGAGCGTTCGCGAAAGCTACTTGGAGCACTTGCTGAAATTTGGCGACTTCACTCGCGAAGAAGCCGATCGCTTTGCTGAAATGCGACAGGCCAAGCTTGAGCGCGATTTTGAGCTGGCTCAAAAGGAAGAATTCGTTTCCGACCTTCAAACGATGGGCGGACATTGGCATGGCTACTTTGGTGGCCCTGAGCCCGATCATGACAATCCGAGTACTGCTCTGTCGCAACCACAGGTGCAAGCAATTCTGCGCCAACTCGTGCAGGTTCCTGCAGATTTTTCTGTGAACAAGAAGCTGCAGCGTTTCATGACTTTACGATCCGAGATGGCAGACGGAGCGCGACCGCTGGACTGGGCCACAGCCGAAACTCTGGCCATGGCCAGCCTGCTGCTGGAAGGCCATCCGGTGCGACTGAGCGGCCAGGACAGCCAACGCGGCACATTCAGTCAGCGCCACTGCGTTTTGCACGACAGTACCAATGGTAGCAGTTATTCGCCACTGAATCATTTGTCGCCCCAGCAGGCGCGATTCGATGTCATCAATAGTCCATTGTGCGAAAGTGGCGTTTTGGGCTTCGAGTACGGCTATTCGCTGGACTGCCCAGAAGGATTGATTTTGTGGGAAGCACAGTTCGGCGATTTCTGGAACGTCGCGCAGGTGATTGTCGATCAATTCATCGCCAGCGCAGAAGACAAGTGGGGGCGGCTCAGCAAATTGACGATGTTGTTGCCTCACGGTTTTGAAGGCGCTGGCCCTGAACATTCCTCGGCTCGGCTCGAACGGTTTCTACTGCTGTCGGCTGAGCACAATATTCAAGTCACCCAACCCTCCACACCGGCTCAATATTTCCACTTGCTACGACGGCAAGTCAAACGTCGATGGAGCAAGCCCTTGATGGTGTTGACTCCCAAAAGCTTGTTGCGACACACGGCCTGCGTCTCGTCAATTGACGAACTGGCTGCTGGTCAGTTCTACAAGATTTTGCCAGACAATTCGATCGAGCCACAGGCCGCCAAACGCATCGTGTTGTGCACCGGCAAGCTGTATTACGAATTGATCGAGCGCCGTCAGCAGACTCAGGCGCACGATGTTGCCATCATCCGCATCGAGCAGCTCTATCCGCTAAGTGAACATGAATTGTTGACGGCATTGCGGCCGTATCAGCCCGGCACCGATTTGGTGTGGGTGCAGGAAGAGCCGACCAATATGGGCGCTTGGCAGTACATGAAAGTGCGGTTTGGCGACTGCTTAATGGAACAAGGCTGGAAGCTGACGCGAATTTCGCGAGTCGAATCGGCCAGCCCTTCCACGGGCTCGGCCCGCTCACACTCACTGGAGCAGCAGGAATTGCTCGACGAAACCTTTAGACCTAGATAG
- the aroH gene encoding chorismate mutase, whose translation MSVVCRGVRGATTVTSNSRDEILQATRQMLALVIRRNGIDAADIASAQFTVTSDLDAEFPALAARQLGWLEVPLLCGYEIRVPGSLPMCIRVLLMWNTTKTQHEIQHVYIHEAVRLRPDLSNLPPVDWDELEAWIKQNLNTGKS comes from the coding sequence ATGAGTGTTGTTTGTCGAGGCGTCCGCGGGGCGACTACTGTTACCAGCAATTCGCGCGACGAAATATTGCAGGCTACACGCCAGATGTTGGCGCTGGTGATCCGCCGCAATGGCATCGACGCCGCTGATATCGCCAGTGCTCAATTTACAGTGACCAGCGATCTGGATGCGGAATTCCCAGCTCTGGCGGCGCGACAATTGGGATGGCTGGAAGTTCCTCTACTGTGCGGTTACGAAATCCGGGTGCCCGGATCGTTGCCCATGTGCATTCGCGTTTTGCTGATGTGGAATACAACCAAGACACAGCACGAGATTCAGCACGTGTATATTCACGAAGCGGTGCGGCTACGCCCCGATCTGTCGAATCTGCCACCGGTTGACTGGGATGAACTGGAAGCTTGGATCAAGCAGAATTTGAATACTGGCAAGTCGTAG